Proteins co-encoded in one endosymbiont 'TC1' of Trimyema compressum genomic window:
- a CDS encoding monomethylamine:corrinoid methyltransferase: MKSNCWHHPKGKSVQECFDLKKMEPSPEYKAIYNKVKNELMDLGMPLNKVYGEMVCFLC, translated from the coding sequence ATGAAGAGCAATTGTTGGCACCACCCAAAAGGCAAGTCCGTTCAAGAATGCTTTGACTTAAAGAAAATGGAGCCATCACCTGAGTATAAAGCAATCTACAATAAAGTAAAAAATGAATTAATGGACTTAGGAATGCCTTTAAATAAAGTGTATGGAGAAATGGTATGCTTCCTATGTTAA